In the genome of Microplitis demolitor isolate Queensland-Clemson2020A chromosome 5, iyMicDemo2.1a, whole genome shotgun sequence, the window ACATAATCTTCATTGGCTGACTGCCCGTAAAGTCTGGGTAACGCAACTCCGACTcatatcacatatatatatatatatatatattctatactCTACTATAGCATATAATGTATACGGTATTCGTTGCGAGACAAAAgatatgtacatatacattttgaatatatatatttggtaccaaaaaacatataaaactGTACTATATACATCCACTCAATATCAACCTGAATTATTTTCAGCGCAATTATATAAGAAACAGTgaggtattttttaatttcaagtccATAGTGAAATTTGTGTAATGCGAGGTATCAAATTTCGGAATTCGTCTAAAGTATGTATCTTAGAGATAGCAAAATATGTAGTAAAGAATGATAAAGGTTTATTTTCGTGtgggaaaaaataacaatttgatAAGATAAGTCATAAAGTTAATTGATACTTTTAGGTAAGTATTTGTGataattagagataattagatttatagctattttttttttttttgaaaagtgtAAGCGATAAGGAATGCGGGTAAATctgtatttgataaattactaGTTGATAATTCAGGAATTTACATCATTTTCAActttaccataaaattattgtCTGATTGAtaagaaagtaatttttattaccatgCGAAGATAAATCTTTATTACCTTGTCATGGTACTTGAGCCTCATATACTCTGATGGTCAAAATGATGACaaattgacgtaaatttactgccacaattgactgcaaaaaattttcgtcCAAGTTAAATGACACCAACTTGCTGTCAATTTGAAAGCAAATAGATGACAATTTTCGGGGTCAACGCCTTCAGATTGAGACAGCAGATAGTTGACGTCAATTCATATTCATATTGTGGTAAAAAGTCAAAAAGTCGGAATTTGACATCCCGACGTCAAATTGAAGGGAACCTGCTGTAGACCCATGGCTATTgggatattttttgttgataatttataaaatgtttaatttgaTTTCATTGTCAAAAAAGTTCACTTtaggttattttattttttttattgagtaattaataaatagtctatctattataaaaaaacttcaaaatcgtAATTACtagctataaaaattttttagaacaaacataattgttttaataataacctTTATCGATAActgtttatttttgagttttttgcTGACGATTCAAGTCATCagaaaatatcttttaatagCTAAGTACGACGCGTAAAAGAAACTTCTGAAAGCAACTATtgcattcaattttttaattcaaaataatataaactttaaaatgtctatttttgttttagtgaCAAAAATTTACCGGATTTTCGTATTCATCATAATATTCAGGAATTTTGTCACCGAAAGTAAAGATAATCCCACAAATGTACACCaagtaagtattttattttaaaaaaatgcgtcTCCGTATTAGAATACTAATAAACGTTCAATATCTTATTcgtaaatatttgatatatatttcaaaaaatacaataaaagctaaaattttaacacttttGCATTtgaaaagataataatttgttacgCTGACATATGGACACgattcatatattatagaattttttttatgacaaagtGGGAAAATGTTATTAGTGGATGCAATGCagcttaaaataaataaatcatcaattattaatactgtatttaatttttagtgtgATCCTGATGATGGGTATTCGTGTCGTTATACAGAAGTATTAGTTAAAGTAACTAAATCAACTAGTTCTTTGGAGCGCATCAAAGATggtattttaagtatttattttgtacttGAAGATCGAGACGTTTTTTGcgcaatgaaaatgaaaaaattcatgtaattTGACTACTTAAGGGTAGTTCCGGAAATTAGGGGTGGTCTAGACTTTTTGACTGATATACTAGCACCTATTtgaaacatttcaaaaatctagATCCAATAGATTATCTACTTTtcattttggttttttattttccttgcTCGAAAAACGTTCCGACTTTCGGGTACACTATTCATTTTATCTCAAAACTTATGATCATATTCTATGAATTTCtactttgaattaatttttcttatgataGTAAAGCGATTGAGAATGACCTGTATCAATGATAATGACTGCGATGCAATACGTCATGCTAAATGTTCAAAGGATAAAAAATGCGTTTGTAGAGCGAATAATGTTCAGTTAAATGAGACGACATGTTTACCATTATTGGGCGGATTCTGTTGGAAAAATGAATCGTGTGCACCAGATAATTCTCACTGTATTGataatgagtgtaaatgtagcgaTGACTACCTACCGATAACCAAGAATTTGTGCATGCGAAGTGAGAATTTCTTTgcataataaaacaaatttcgaCTATTATCGTATTActcatttatttgtttcccTTATTTTAGAAGAAGAGGGAATCCCCTGTAATCATCATAAAGATTGTGACAGCATCTATAATACAAATTGTTTCAATAAAACAGTTTGCACACCATTATTGGGCGGATTTTGTTTGACAGCTAATGATTGTATACCCATTAATTCTCTTTGCATTAACAATAAATGTCGATGCAAGCCTGAGTATTATCCGAAATTCAATACCCAATGCGTACGGAGTAAGTATTTACTATTCAAACATTTGCTACATAAAATAGAGGAGGTGAGTCAGCTGAAATAAAGAACaccagtttaatttttatgattttgatCGTAAACATTTAcatgacaaaataaatttcgtcATTCGTATTAAATGTAATCATTATAAATgtgcaattataaaaaactacactgtgaaaatttccaacaaattttactatgggtccattgtaacaccggactataagaaaactggtacaaaatttacaagtgtcccatagtaaacggtatgcgcaggcGACATGATTGGGACTTATGCgcataaatgaatttttcagtGTAGATCGATAGTTTAATACatcttttctttcttaattATGTAGTTGAGTTGAGTGGGTTTTGTGATAACAATGGACGGTGTAATTCAATTGAACATGCAACATGTAATAAGAATCGGAAATGCATCTGTAATGATCACTTTTTTCCAATAAGCACAACATTGTGTGCACCATATCTTAACCAAGTTTGTCAAGACAATGAACCTTGTGCAATCGACAATTCGCTTTGTATTAATAATGTATGTCAATGTAAGCCTAATCATGTTTATTACGCATTCAAGTGCTTACCAGGTAAGTTCTTTTAAATTGTCCTTTTGAAATAGTTGGTCGGACGATTTccattagtattttattctGCTCCTGATAAGCTATGTCCGATTGGGAATATAACACTATTTTTGCTTGTTATTAGCCCAGTTACAGGAGTCCTGTCAAACAGATTCTGATTGCGGTCAAATACCATTTGGTATCTGTTCCTCAAACAGTCGATGTATTTGTAAAAGTGGATATAAACAATTCAACAAAACAACATGTTTACCGGTTATAGGTGGATTCTGTACGAATGATGAAGATTGTTATTCCGAAAATTCCGTTTGCACGAAAAATGAATGCAAATGTAAACAAcattttctgaaaatatcGAACGATAAATGTATTCCTAGTAAGTTGTTTCCTAGTAACTTTTTGCTCTCCCCACTTGACACACACGGAAACTTTTCGAGACTTCCAACCGTTAAAGAGTTAATTCCATCAGTCTGCAGgcatgaaatatttttgaagttttttagGTTAATGGtcctatttttttctttttttttttcaagtggaAATAGGATTGCCTTGCAGTTATCATACGGACTGTCTACTAATTCGTAATGCAGTATGTTCGATGGATTATAAATGTGTTTGTGCCTCAAACTACATACCGTTGAATTCAGATACCTGTGTAATGCTGCCAAGTAAGTagtgtttgaaaaataacattatttaGGTTTTTCTGATTAAAATTGAGATTTCTTTCAGGACCACTAGAAAGAATCTGTAATATCGATGCAGATTGTGAACTAGTAGAACATGCGAAATGTTCAGGTTTTCGTAAATGTGTTTGTCAAGATGGTTATATCGAATTGAATGAAACAGTTTGTTTACCACAATatggtgaattttatttagtatattttaaataaactgtgATTTCGGTCAGctattgacaattaatttttattctttgacattcctaatttaatataatttattcactgTTTAGCACTCACAGCTTCTTCTTGTTCTTCCACTTTTGGCTGCAAGATCATAAGCCATTCACAATGttcaaaagttaataaatgtatttgtgaatcaaattttattgcattaaataattcaaaatgcGCGCCACTTATAAATGGTTACTGTTTAATGGATGCAGATTGCGCTGCTGTTAATTCGGTTTGTACTGAGAATCGCTGTCAATGTCGACCTAACTATATATctcaatcaaataaaaaatgtgtgccaagtaataattattcaaattaaaaaattcactctattcaaaaaaatttttcatacattatttttttattaatatctttaTTAAAGCGTTATTGGGAAAACCGTGTCAGACACGTTCAGACTGTCAATTCATCAATAATGGAATATGTTCGAATGAAAAAGTATGTGTTTGTGATGAAGATCATTATGCATTAAGAAACTCAACATGTGCCCCGATGATTGGAAGTTATTGTCGATCTGATATTGACTGTCTTTCGGATGTTATGgaatgtattaataataaatgtcaatgcAAAAAAAACTATGCACCTGTTTCTGACACTCAGTGTGTAAGAAGTAagccaaaataatttttgaattcgttatttttaaaataattgagctggtattaataataatgaaattattttttttaaaatttagtaagttCGGTATACCAATGCGAAAACAATGTTGATTGTGGTGAACCATGGCACAGTCAGTGTTCGGAAGACAAAATATGTACTTGTAGACCAAATAATTTTGCAGAAAACAGGTCAACTTGTTTGCCAATCATAGGGGGGAGTTGTTTGGGGGATCATCAATGTAAGATACAAAATACAGTTTGTGAAGATTTCAAGTGTCAATGCAAGCAGGGCTTTACAGCAGTAGCCAATAACTTATGCATGCCTAGCGAGTAATCACTTAAGGAATATCAATGTTAAGTATCCAGTAAAAACTTTATGTTAAATACAGTCAATACTTGTtacttttatgtaaattttttaatacaacaattcaaaatttattgtacaattttttatttagaatatcttAAAAACTATGGTCAGAAAAGAGTTTTTTGtgatacaatatattttttaataaaaatttctcacaTCATCACGCGATAGATAAGagaatattttctttacaCAATAATCCGGTAGTTTAAAAACacttctaaaaataaaatatacatgatCGCACTTATCAAGCCACTGTTTTTTCTTAAGCGCACGATTAAACCTACTAGATGCCATATTGTAAAAGTTAGGGAATTTATTTCGATAAGTATCATTGTCcacaaagatatttttattccttGCATACATTGCCAGCTTAGCAATATCCTTAACAACAATATCATAAAAGCTTACATAactatcacaaaaaaattcatttctcatTCTATCAACTTCTTCACTTAACACATTATCGAACTTATCATAATGATTTCGGTATTCCTTGTAAATTAAATCCAAATCCTGTTTACAAACTTCAACACCCAGCGCTCTCATCTTCATAACATGTTTTATCAAAACAACAAGAGTCGCTTCGCGTTCTTCATAACGGCAGCATTGTTCAGTGTGAAAACAATCgcccagaaaaattttttcagcctTTAAAAAATCATGTGTCTTAAAAACTCCATGAGCAAGTTCAAGTGCCGTGTAATTCCTACCATTGAAATTTGTTTGTACACCAACATTCACACCATAATTAACCAATAATTCAACAGCTTCGCGATACGAGTAATAAGCAGCCAAATGAAGAGCCGTTAAGCGAATCCCATTAATTTCTGCGTCACAATTAGCGTCATTTCTTATTAACAGAGTAATCAGcgcaattttatttcttatataatttttttctctatcacaTGTTCTTCTCAACTGTATTGATCGATTCATAAATAAGTAATGTATCGTCATTTTTCCATCGTAATCAATATTATGCAAATTTGCATTTTGATCCAGCAGTGATCTAACAATGTGGAAATTTGTTTTGCCGGCTGCAATCATCAGAGGTGTCGTACCAAATGCATCTTCAACATTAAcgtcaaatttcaaatttagtaGTGTTTTGATAacatcattattgttattttcgATTGCACTGTGCAGTAGAGAAAACCCTTCGGAATATGAATAGTAGCCTTCATATATTTTGCCATTGCGTTTACTGTAAGAATAAGTTCCTCTTCTCGTCCGTGAATATTTTACGTCCATACTTGCACCGTGATTAAcaagtaatttcaaaattactccAGTGCCCATAATAGCAGCAATATGAATGGGTGTCAAGTCTTCTTTTGTTTTGGAATTGACGTCTGCGCCGGATTTTAGTAGTAGATTTATTATATCAAAATTACCTTTTTCAACGGCCAAATGCAGAGGCGTGTATCCATCTTGATGATAAAATGTGTACATGGGCTTCAAACAGTCATGGTGTCTTACAATATCTGCTCTGGCTTCAATTGATGCTTTTTTCGCCAAAAgcatttcaattattttcaaattgttgCCTATCACTGCGAGGTGCAGTGCTGATAGGCTGCCATTTTGAGTGACGGTATTTACTGGTACcttattttccaataaaaatatcacgATTTCTGTTTGCTGGTATTCTAGAGCAGTGCAGAGCAATTTGTATCCAAAAGAGGATGATAAAAGTGCATTTGATGgaatgacatttaaaaattcatttaagtCATTATTACGAATCGatgtcagtaaatttttatgaagcTCTTCACAATCcgccattttttaattgaatataataaatattatgttttttaaggTTGGATAAACAagtaatgattatttatgaaGTCACtgccatttaaattttgtttaagtattttcacttttaaaaaaaattattcacttcggaaaattttcatcattctaattccataaatttaaaaaacgtaattagaaatttaagaTACGGAAGTTTTGTTAGTATTGTCGACCCTTGCAATTACTACTAACCTAAGATTGCCTTAATTCAGATTCGTCAGCTATAGTCTATAGCGAATGACTCCTGTAGAATCGATAATGCGCATGCGTATGAATGTTGCCCATCTGTTGAGTTTAAGCTTTAAGGCAGAATGGAGAGCACGAGGAATTATACAAATTTGCAGATTTAAACACAATGTTCGCACTAACAGAAGGATTTCTCAATATTTAAGCAacgatttataaaatacgaagaaatttttttgaatattaagaaatccttctatcagtgcggcaataaataatgtaggtaaatattttataatttcttgcctgtgcgtaaaaaaatttaatatttgcgcttaatatttattttgtatatttatgacataaaattttaatcacccggtttaataaataaacccaaatatgattttaaatgattttattttaaaattttttataatgccAATTAATTCTAAAGCTAAATaattgcataatttttttttgtaggtaaaGTGACGATATCTTTAGCATTGGTTGTTGCAGCATATAATCAAATATTCGTATGATTATTAATCGAATAATCCGAGAGCAGTCCACTCTTGGAGCCTCcgtatcattatttttttataagcttcATTTTTATATGCATTAGGATTAAATTCAGCTTCGTCGCTGCTCATTATTTCATCGAGACCTTGTGCCTGGCTCTTATCAATTAGTATGAGCGGGAGGCAAACACTGGATACTACGAAACCAATGAAATTTCTCTCCTTCAAGACTTTCTGTATATAATCAAGACTAGGAGGACAAGTTTTACACCcaatatttatcattgtcgTAGAAAGAATTTTAACGTATTCTTcaataagataatttttatgaaatatcaataCTTCTTCAGAAGGACTcgtattgaaaaaatactgAAGATCTAATGCAGGCGTTCCGTAAACACAAAGTTGAAAATCAaccttaaataatttattgcatttatcaatttagagcagtttatatttaatgtcttTATGTTTAATCCAAAATTAAACTTACAAAAATATGGTCGATTACATTGCCTTTGTCATCGTATTTGAACAGCATATTGTTTATCCAATAGTCGCCGTGATTTATTACATTGAATTCAGATTCCCTCAAATTTCCTATTTCACATGCTTTTAAATAACCCCTATCTCccaattttctaagtttttctTTGCAATCATTACTCAATTCTGGCCAGGACTCTGCTACTTTAGCAATAGCTTTCGTTCCattcgtgaaaaatttttctaattcagGCGGAAAACCAACAGAAAACATTCCTCTGGTATAGAAATCTTTATATTTAGGTTtctatttaacaaaaaaattacatattcaTTAGTAAATAACTTCGTTATATTATTCAATTGTGTTTagactgaaaaattttcggagtgaatgcggattgaaataaaagccGTAGCCACTCTTAATTCACAGCCCAATATTTTGCAGTGTACgtctaagaaaataaaattatacataactaACATTTTCACAAACCAGGACAGAGCTTGCATGAAACTTAGCTAATCTGCGTATCGCCAGAGTCGAGTGTTGGAGATCAAGACGTGCTTGCCGATCAACCATGATAAATCCCAAGGGCGCCAAATCTTCAAGAACTAAAATCGGGGGATTTTTTTCTTGAGTATAATAACATCGGCCGCACAATTTCGTGTCTTTTAGTGCTGATTCCATTTCTTTCAAAGTTAACGTCATCATATTTATTTCGTTGTCACATATATTGGCATCCTCGAtctaaaaatcattattcaataaaattttaaatataattattttgaaatcaaaatttcaaattattcgcaAGTTATCACATTATGTGATCCAAAACGAAATTTGGTTTGAATTGtgatcttaaaattttctcacttgtaatttacgaataattcttatttttggaataatcaaaaaattgatgaattatttgaaaatccggattaattaaaaagttcaaaattttaattagcacTTACTAATTCTTTGTGTATTTGTTCAGTAGTAAAAGCAACTTTTACAATAAGTGAactttttctgtgtatttttCTGCCAGCTTCAATTCGCGttgattcaaaattaacaCGGTACATGTCACTAGTATAATTATCACCTTTCTTAGTCGCAATATTTACCAAAATATTGTTAACTgaaattgaatcatttttatctGCATTTTTCAGTACGTTTTCTATAAATTGTGCAGTTATCCACGCTGGCggagtcattttttatttttattaaaattattattaattatttattctatataattagtaaattcaATACTCAGTGGACAATAACGGCAACTAGTAATGACTGCATTCGAAGAAATGTATCGTTGAACTAGATTGATTCTTCTTCCGTGTCTGTTACTCaagagttaaataattatttaactcaattttttaaacataaagtCAATAAGACGATGACAATCAAAAGTCATATtcatcttaaaaataatttttaaatgcctCTCATTTTATTCCTTAATGCTAAAGTCCTAAgtgtaaatagaaaattattacataGATCGCGATGACAACTTGTCAACGCGCAAGGCTTCACTTGACatgcaataaattaaaataatactttgtaACTTATATCAAAGTCAAGTGCTTCGCGTCATAATGGGTTGCGCAATCAACATACGTTCATTCAAATAATCGCCATTATTCACTATTAATGTGTCATTAAGGATGTATAAATAGTCATCTATTATTGTGGTATTTAA includes:
- the LOC103572608 gene encoding neurogenic locus notch homolog protein 2; the encoded protein is MSIFVLVTKIYRIFVFIIIFRNFVTESKDNPTNVHQCDPDDGYSCRYTEVLVKVTKSTSSLERIKDVKRLRMTCINDNDCDAIRHAKCSKDKKCVCRANNVQLNETTCLPLLGGFCWKNESCAPDNSHCIDNECKCSDDYLPITKNLCMRKEEGIPCNHHKDCDSIYNTNCFNKTVCTPLLGGFCLTANDCIPINSLCINNKCRCKPEYYPKFNTQCVRIELSGFCDNNGRCNSIEHATCNKNRKCICNDHFFPISTTLCAPYLNQVCQDNEPCAIDNSLCINNVCQCKPNHVYYAFKCLPAQLQESCQTDSDCGQIPFGICSSNSRCICKSGYKQFNKTTCLPVIGGFCTNDEDCYSENSVCTKNECKCKQHFLKISNDKCIPMEIGLPCSYHTDCLLIRNAVCSMDYKCVCASNYIPLNSDTCVMLPRPLERICNIDADCELVEHAKCSGFRKCVCQDGYIELNETVCLPQYALTASSCSSTFGCKIISHSQCSKVNKCICESNFIALNNSKCAPLINGYCLMDADCAAVNSVCTENRCQCRPNYISQSNKKCVPTLLGKPCQTRSDCQFINNGICSNEKVCVCDEDHYALRNSTCAPMIGSYCRSDIDCLSDVMECINNKCQCKKNYAPVSDTQCVRISSVYQCENNVDCGEPWHSQCSEDKICTCRPNNFAENRSTCLPIIGGSCLGDHQCKIQNTVCEDFKCQCKQGFTAVANNLCMPSE
- the LOC103572625 gene encoding putative ankyrin repeat protein RF_0381; translated protein: MADCEELHKNLLTSIRNNDLNEFLNVIPSNALLSSSFGYKLLCTALEYQQTEIVIFLLENKVPVNTVTQNGSLSALHLAVIGNNLKIIEMLLAKKASIEARADIVRHHDCLKPMYTFYHQDGYTPLHLAVEKGNFDIINLLLKSGADVNSKTKEDLTPIHIAAIMGTGVILKLLVNHGASMDVKYSRTRRGTYSYSKRNGKIYEGYYSYSEGFSLLHSAIENNNNDVIKTLLNLKFDVNVEDAFGTTPLMIAAGKTNFHIVRSLLDQNANLHNIDYDGKMTIHYLFMNRSIQLRRTCDREKNYIRNKIALITLLIRNDANCDAEINGIRLTALHLAAYYSYREAVELLVNYGVNVGVQTNFNGRNYTALELAHGVFKTHDFLKAEKIFLGDCFHTEQCCRYEEREATLVVLIKHVMKMRALGVEVCKQDLDLIYKEYRNHYDKFDNVLSEEVDRMRNEFFCDSYVSFYDIVVKDIAKLAMYARNKNIFVDNDTYRNKFPNFYNMASSRFNRALKKKQWLDKCDHVYFIFRSVFKLPDYCVKKIFSYLSRDDVRNFY
- the LOC103572624 gene encoding uncharacterized protein LOC103572624, producing MAQPEWLTARFLERVLRNADKDDSISVTEISVTNATNKGDNYTSDMFRVTFELIRNETGMRISKKNSIIVKAALSSEGIHKDLIEDAKIFENEIKMMTSTLKDMESVLKDTKLGGRCYYAQLKDPTLLVIEDLAPLGFRMADRQLGLDLQHCTLALQRLAKFHASSVLVCENKPKYKKDHSKGMFSSDFPPDAAKFFTDSINSMVKAAETWSELSVECREKLRKLSNTLFPKACEIAKLNESEFNVLNHGDYWVNNMLFKYNDRGNVVDHVFVDFQMCNYGTPAIDLQYFFNTSASEEVLALHKDSLFDEYVKVLSTTMKNIGCKTCPPSLSYIKNIFSELEIIGLVVACTALPIMMTDKSQAKDHEELVNTSAADFNADAYKNKAYQLKIVPRLLEWNARGILDQMTPPAWITAQFIENVLKNADKNDSISVNNILVNIATKKGDNYTSDMYRVNFESTRIEAGRKIHRKSSLIVKVAFTTEQIHKELIEDANICDNEINMMTLTLKEMESALKDTKLCGRCYYTQEKNPPILVLEDLAPLGFIMVDRQARLDLQHSTLAIRRLAKFHASSVLVCENKPKYKDFYTRGMFSVGFPPELEKFFTNGTKAIAKVAESWPELSNDCKEKLRKLGDRGYLKACEIGNLRESEFNVINHGDYWINNMLFKYDDKGNVIDHIFVDFQLCVYGTPALDLQYFFNTSPSEEVLIFHKNYLIEEYVKILSTTMINIGCKTCPPSLDYIQKVLKERNFIGFVVSSVCLPLILIDKSQAQGLDEIMSSDEAEFNPNAYKNEAYKKIMIRRLQEWTALGLFD